A region of Sphingobium baderi DNA encodes the following proteins:
- a CDS encoding tyrosine-type recombinase/integrase — protein sequence MSAVALPALIQRFFTDRLCVQMEASRHTVAGYRDTFRLLLRYASAHHGKPPVRLTVEDIDADLVADFLVHTETARGNSARSRNTRLAAIRSFFRYVAMSDPTWLLHCQRILAMPNKRYVKRTVTFLDADEIAALLAAPDRTTWAGRRDHALLLLAVQTGLRASELVGLTRGDVVLGSGAHIRCMGKGRKERATPLRRETAKLLAAWIGNDKDESRPLFPSIRGERLSRDALEHLVRKHCLTASRACPSIGAKRVTPHTLRHSTAMDLLHHGVDPAVIALWLGHENVETTQIYIHADMRMKEKALARVAAPPTPSGRFRPDDQLLAFLEGL from the coding sequence ATGAGCGCGGTTGCCTTGCCTGCGCTGATCCAGCGCTTCTTCACCGACCGGCTGTGCGTCCAGATGGAGGCGAGCCGTCATACGGTCGCAGGCTATCGCGACACGTTCCGGCTGTTGCTCCGGTATGCGAGCGCCCACCACGGCAAGCCGCCGGTCAGGCTCACGGTCGAGGATATCGACGCCGATCTGGTCGCCGACTTCCTCGTCCATACCGAGACGGCGCGTGGCAACAGCGCGCGCAGCCGCAACACCCGGCTCGCCGCGATCCGCTCGTTCTTCCGCTACGTGGCGATGAGCGATCCGACCTGGCTGCTGCACTGCCAGCGCATCCTCGCGATGCCCAACAAACGCTATGTGAAGCGCACGGTGACGTTCCTCGACGCCGACGAGATCGCGGCGTTGCTGGCAGCGCCGGACCGCACGACATGGGCAGGGCGGCGCGATCATGCGCTGCTGCTGCTCGCGGTCCAGACGGGCCTTCGGGCATCCGAACTGGTTGGCCTCACGCGCGGGGATGTCGTGCTCGGAAGTGGCGCACACATCCGTTGCATGGGCAAGGGCCGGAAGGAGCGCGCCACACCGCTTCGTCGCGAGACTGCCAAGCTGCTGGCGGCGTGGATCGGCAACGACAAGGACGAGAGCAGACCGCTGTTCCCGTCGATCCGGGGCGAACGGCTGAGCCGCGACGCACTCGAACATCTGGTCCGCAAGCACTGCCTCACGGCATCGCGCGCGTGTCCGAGCATCGGCGCCAAGCGGGTCACGCCGCATACGCTGCGCCACAGCACGGCGATGGACTTGCTTCACCACGGCGTCGATCCTGCGGTGATCGCGCTCTGGCTTGGTCACGAGAACGTCGAGACAACCCAGATCTACATCCACGCCGACATGCGGATGAAGGAGAAGGCGCTCGCTCGCGTCGCGGCTCCGCCCACCCCGTCAGGCCGGTTCCGGCCCGACGATCAACTCCTCGCGTTCTTGGAAGGGCTCTGA
- a CDS encoding TonB family protein: MRDNLQRVPDDEDGLLASNTVIVSYRFDQRTAEGDRDDPTQAIFVAPSHSRYCDQPMDWRTRLFGIAGTSMITALVLGCVFFTWRVVRPMVVSPSAPLVVELRPLAAPPEPPREVATGPKQVERQEDRPKPEPAIVAPPPMVQLPQTTSLVREVREPVEAVIDPGPPVPETTAPKSLAAPAAAKLSSDAKQNWEARLLAHLEHYRRFPSRARAARQQGTVQIRFRMNRAGFVLSVSVLRSSGFTTLDQAALDTLKRAQPLPAIPKDMPDEVELTIPVEFYLGSRR, encoded by the coding sequence ATGAGGGATAATCTGCAACGGGTGCCGGACGATGAAGATGGACTGCTCGCCAGCAACACCGTCATAGTTTCCTATCGATTTGATCAACGTACCGCCGAAGGCGACAGGGACGATCCGACCCAGGCCATTTTTGTCGCTCCGAGCCATAGCCGCTATTGCGATCAGCCGATGGACTGGCGGACGCGGCTGTTCGGAATCGCCGGCACCTCCATGATCACCGCGCTGGTCTTGGGATGCGTGTTCTTTACATGGCGGGTCGTGCGTCCGATGGTCGTTTCTCCATCCGCTCCGCTGGTCGTGGAATTGCGGCCTCTCGCAGCCCCTCCGGAGCCGCCTCGTGAGGTTGCCACTGGTCCAAAGCAGGTTGAACGGCAGGAAGATCGACCCAAGCCAGAGCCCGCAATAGTGGCACCGCCGCCCATGGTGCAGCTTCCCCAGACCACGTCGTTAGTGCGTGAAGTGCGCGAGCCAGTGGAAGCGGTGATCGACCCGGGTCCGCCCGTTCCCGAAACCACAGCGCCCAAAAGTCTCGCAGCGCCTGCCGCGGCCAAACTTTCCAGCGATGCAAAGCAGAACTGGGAAGCACGGTTGCTGGCGCATCTGGAACACTATCGCCGTTTTCCGTCGCGCGCTCGCGCGGCGCGTCAGCAAGGCACGGTGCAGATCCGGTTTCGGATGAACCGGGCCGGTTTCGTCCTCAGCGTATCGGTGCTGCGAAGCTCCGGCTTCACGACATTGGATCAGGCGGCTCTCGACACATTGAAGCGCGCGCAGCCCTTGCCTGCCATTCCCAAGGACATGCCCGACGAAGTCGAACTCACCATCCCGGTCGAATTCTATCTCGGTTCACGCCGATGA
- a CDS encoding DNA -binding domain-containing protein has translation MLEARARKAVAGDANALDFRDLPLSIAVLRDGGTEHVLIADGLRHVRLQLHGATILNGPVRLSFTVPSLRHVIPQILGLRRLSALWRLRRLPRPLFPADPVVARRVQALQVLDARRAGAGQRETVIAVLGPKMADAVSFDSSRKKIGRLLKLAEQRVEIGYRRFLLDGDW, from the coding sequence GTGCTGGAGGCCAGGGCACGCAAGGCTGTCGCCGGTGACGCCAACGCGCTCGATTTTCGCGACTTGCCGCTCAGCATTGCTGTCCTGCGGGATGGCGGGACAGAGCATGTGCTGATCGCTGATGGACTTCGTCATGTGCGGCTGCAACTGCACGGTGCGACGATCCTGAACGGGCCGGTGCGGCTCTCCTTCACGGTTCCGTCGCTGCGGCATGTTATTCCCCAGATTCTCGGGCTCCGGCGATTATCCGCTCTCTGGCGCCTTCGGCGCTTGCCGCGTCCGCTGTTCCCTGCCGACCCGGTCGTGGCCCGAAGGGTCCAGGCTTTGCAGGTGCTCGATGCGCGCCGAGCCGGGGCGGGGCAGCGGGAAACCGTCATCGCCGTTCTGGGACCGAAAATGGCCGATGCGGTGAGCTTTGATTCTTCGCGCAAGAAAATCGGACGGCTGCTGAAACTGGCCGAACAGCGTGTCGAGATTGGATATCGAAGATTCCTGTTGGATGGAGATTGGTAG
- a CDS encoding DUF2958 domain-containing protein → MILLPPDIRAKLLANGAECGPDHAPLLKLFNPIGAATWLASELYEDGDTLFGLADLGFGCPEMGTFSLTEIVSVRLPYGLRIERDLYFRARFGLTVYADAARIVSRVTEDERLPATAARARELNRNTEIPPDPDG, encoded by the coding sequence ATGATCCTGCTTCCTCCCGACATCCGCGCGAAGCTGCTGGCGAACGGGGCCGAATGTGGTCCCGACCATGCGCCGCTCTTGAAGCTGTTCAATCCCATCGGCGCGGCGACATGGCTTGCATCGGAACTCTATGAGGACGGCGACACTCTGTTCGGGCTGGCCGACCTTGGTTTCGGATGCCCGGAAATGGGCACCTTCAGCCTCACCGAAATCGTATCGGTCCGGCTTCCCTATGGCCTGCGGATCGAGCGTGACCTGTATTTTCGCGCCCGCTTCGGCCTCACCGTCTATGCCGATGCCGCGCGTATCGTAAGCCGCGTCACTGAGGACGAGCGGCTACCGGCGACGGCGGCGCGCGCGCGTGAATTGAACCGAAACACCGAGATTCCGCCCGACCCGGACGGATGA
- a CDS encoding tyrosine-type recombinase/integrase gives MSLASQLDRYLSVRRSLGYDLGTSERILRRFTRFADHEGAAHIDTALFLRWHATLAEACPSTRAARLSIVRLFAQWLSSFDPGHEPPPRGLLPGGFQRSRPHIYTDAEIGSIIAAAETLPSIYGLRGLTCSTLFGLIAVTGLRINEALGLDRDDLDTDHGVLRVRQGKLGKERLLPLDPSVVATLIDYLAERDRLLGHPAKPLFVTDKGTRLTDCAARYNFARACQQIGLRTPQPYCKHGRGPRIHDLRHTFAVKTMIGWYRTGKDPAREMIRLTTYLGHSDPSNTYWYLEAVPELLDLAMARATADGREAVQ, from the coding sequence ATGAGCCTCGCCTCCCAGCTCGACCGCTATCTGAGCGTTCGCCGCAGCCTCGGCTACGACCTTGGCACCAGCGAGCGCATCTTGCGTCGCTTCACCCGGTTCGCCGACCACGAGGGCGCCGCCCATATCGATACGGCGCTGTTCCTGCGCTGGCACGCCACGCTGGCCGAAGCCTGCCCATCGACGCGAGCGGCGAGGCTCAGCATCGTGCGGCTGTTCGCGCAGTGGCTGAGCAGCTTCGATCCGGGGCACGAACCGCCGCCGCGCGGCCTCTTGCCGGGAGGCTTCCAGCGGTCGCGCCCGCATATCTACACCGATGCCGAGATCGGGTCGATCATCGCAGCGGCCGAGACGCTGCCATCGATCTACGGCCTGCGCGGGCTGACCTGCTCGACGTTGTTCGGGCTGATCGCGGTCACGGGCCTGAGGATCAACGAGGCGCTCGGGCTTGATCGTGATGACCTCGATACCGATCATGGCGTGCTGCGCGTCCGGCAAGGCAAGCTCGGCAAAGAGCGGTTGTTGCCGCTCGATCCGAGCGTCGTCGCGACGTTGATCGACTATCTTGCCGAACGCGACCGGCTGCTCGGCCATCCGGCCAAGCCGCTGTTCGTCACAGACAAGGGGACGAGGCTCACTGACTGCGCGGCCCGCTACAACTTCGCGCGGGCTTGCCAGCAGATCGGGCTTCGGACTCCACAGCCATACTGCAAGCATGGCCGGGGGCCGCGCATCCACGACCTTCGCCACACCTTCGCGGTGAAGACGATGATCGGTTGGTATCGCACAGGCAAAGACCCGGCGCGCGAGATGATCCGGCTGACGACCTATCTGGGCCATAGCGATCCCTCCAACACATACTGGTATCTGGAAGCGGTCCCGGAACTGCTCGATCTGGCGATGGCGCGAGCAACGGCCGATGGCCGGGAGGCAGTCCAATGA
- a CDS encoding tyrosine-type recombinase/integrase yields MPEYLQTSIEPYLDSFAESFAAENYTPATINAYRLILRKVGRVMDAEGISPSALTLDMAEQVGRQVPRKHAGTAWPYKLARRFAQHLLDIGVTQPVPLTEVQQARATLLADFETYLVKQRGLSPRSIPHTIGFARRFLDYRFGETIIDPGSLRPADVIGFMEHVLTSARRDKTVATHVRIFLQYLFGCGATATNLALSVPKTAKVWGARLPRHLSPEGVEAVLACVRDNPRHGARDYAMLLLMARLGLRAAEVIAIQLDDIDWRSGELTVRGKGQLHDRVPITVEVGDALSRYLREERGPAACRTMFVTHRAPHRPFKDGQIVNAILKDALKATGQKPATPYVGSHLLRHSLATQLVNTGASLDEVGDVLRHRSRSSTMIYARLDIDGLRSVALPWPVAGGAQ; encoded by the coding sequence ATGCCTGAATATTTGCAGACCAGCATCGAGCCTTATCTGGACTCGTTCGCCGAGAGTTTTGCGGCGGAGAACTACACGCCCGCCACGATCAATGCCTATCGATTGATCCTGCGGAAAGTGGGCCGCGTGATGGATGCTGAGGGTATCAGTCCTTCGGCGTTGACGCTCGATATGGCCGAGCAGGTGGGCCGCCAGGTGCCGCGCAAGCATGCGGGCACGGCATGGCCGTATAAGTTGGCCCGTCGCTTCGCGCAGCATCTGCTCGATATCGGCGTGACGCAGCCGGTGCCGTTGACCGAGGTGCAGCAGGCGCGCGCGACACTGCTGGCGGACTTCGAGACCTATCTCGTCAAACAGCGCGGCCTCAGTCCGCGGAGCATCCCCCATACGATAGGCTTCGCGCGCCGCTTCCTCGACTATCGCTTCGGCGAGACGATCATCGATCCGGGCAGCCTGCGTCCCGCTGACGTGATCGGCTTCATGGAGCATGTGCTGACCAGCGCCCGTCGCGACAAGACGGTCGCCACCCATGTCCGTATCTTCCTTCAATATCTGTTCGGCTGCGGGGCCACGGCGACCAATCTGGCGCTGAGCGTGCCGAAGACGGCGAAGGTCTGGGGAGCGCGACTGCCGCGCCACCTGTCGCCGGAAGGCGTCGAGGCGGTGCTGGCTTGCGTGCGCGACAATCCCCGACATGGCGCGCGGGACTATGCGATGCTGCTGCTCATGGCCCGGCTTGGCCTGCGCGCGGCCGAGGTCATCGCGATCCAGCTCGATGATATCGACTGGCGCTCGGGCGAGCTTACGGTGCGTGGCAAGGGCCAACTGCACGACCGCGTGCCGATCACCGTGGAGGTCGGCGACGCGCTGAGCCGCTATCTTCGCGAGGAGCGAGGACCGGCGGCTTGCCGCACGATGTTCGTCACCCATCGCGCGCCTCATCGCCCGTTCAAGGATGGGCAGATCGTCAACGCCATCCTCAAGGATGCCCTCAAGGCGACCGGCCAGAAGCCGGCGACGCCCTATGTGGGATCGCACCTTCTGCGTCATAGCCTTGCCACCCAGCTCGTGAATACGGGCGCGTCGCTCGACGAGGTGGGCGACGTGCTGCGGCACCGCTCCCGATCATCGACAATGATATATGCCCGGCTCGACATCGACGGACTGCGATCGGTCGCGCTGCCCTGGCCGGTGGCGGGAGGCGCGCAATGA